From one Catenuloplanes nepalensis genomic stretch:
- a CDS encoding LysR family transcriptional regulator has protein sequence MDTRELQYFVAVAEELHFGRGAQRLGIAQPPLSRTINRLEQRLGVRLLERTSRRVGLTDAGAVLLAEGRVILGALAAAERRTRQAATHRPSLVLATKTAASDELLAKLLDAYAAVPDAVDVQLLLCDMHPHQHLHSGRADVALLHQPYDSTDGLDIEILRTEGQIAVLPTSHPLAGRAHVRMSEVTSLPGLPPARWAALDGTYPDGPGAEVHNQTQLLQLVALGRTTVILPESSRVTLHDGCAAVPVLDAPPVTTVIAWPPHSRSRALATLVRVAVAL, from the coding sequence GTGGATACCCGTGAGCTGCAGTACTTCGTCGCGGTCGCCGAGGAGCTGCACTTCGGCCGGGGCGCCCAGCGGCTCGGCATCGCCCAGCCGCCGTTGTCGCGGACGATCAACCGGCTCGAGCAACGGCTCGGGGTACGGCTCCTCGAGCGCACCAGCCGCCGGGTCGGACTGACCGACGCCGGTGCGGTGCTGCTGGCCGAGGGCCGGGTGATCCTCGGCGCGCTGGCCGCCGCCGAGCGCCGGACCCGGCAGGCCGCCACGCACCGGCCCTCGCTCGTCCTGGCCACCAAGACCGCCGCCTCCGACGAACTGCTGGCGAAACTGCTGGACGCCTACGCGGCCGTGCCCGACGCCGTCGACGTGCAACTGCTGCTCTGCGACATGCACCCCCATCAGCACCTGCACAGCGGCCGGGCCGACGTGGCACTGCTACACCAGCCCTACGACTCGACGGACGGGCTGGACATCGAGATCCTGCGGACCGAGGGACAGATCGCGGTCCTGCCCACCTCGCACCCGCTCGCCGGCCGCGCCCACGTCCGGATGTCGGAGGTCACGTCCCTGCCCGGTCTCCCGCCGGCCCGCTGGGCCGCCCTCGACGGCACGTACCCGGACGGACCCGGCGCCGAAGTGCACAATCAGACGCAACTGCTCCAGCTGGTCGCGCTGGGCCGCACCACCGTCATCCTGCCCGAATCCAGCCGCGTCACCCTGCACGACGGCTGCGCCGCCGTCCCGGTGCTGGACGCGCCGCCCGTGACCACGGTCATCGCCTGGCCACCTCACAGCCGCTCCCGCGCCCTCGCCACCCTCGTCCGCGTCGCCGTCGCCCTCTGA
- a CDS encoding nitroreductase/quinone reductase family protein — MTSLSHLPPEIRRAIEITPAAGTRERIVDITTTGRRTGRPRRIEIFFYRAHGATYLCSGAGGGPTGWNANLRAHPAFTFHLKNGVKADLPAHATTVTDPAERAAVLAAIVDDLNQPHDPGTIRPTRLADWADSRLMRIHFT, encoded by the coding sequence ATGACGTCACTGTCGCACCTGCCGCCGGAGATCAGGCGAGCCATCGAGATCACGCCCGCGGCCGGCACCCGCGAACGGATCGTGGACATCACCACCACCGGGCGGCGCACCGGACGACCCCGTCGCATCGAGATCTTCTTCTACCGCGCCCACGGCGCCACCTACCTGTGCAGCGGCGCCGGCGGAGGCCCCACCGGCTGGAACGCGAACCTACGCGCGCACCCCGCCTTCACCTTCCACCTGAAGAACGGCGTCAAGGCCGACCTACCGGCTCACGCCACCACCGTCACCGACCCGGCCGAACGCGCGGCGGTCCTCGCCGCCATCGTCGACGACCTCAACCAGCCCCACGATCCCGGCACCATACGGCCGACAAGGTTGGCGGACTGGGCTGACAGCAGACTGATGCGCATCCATTTCACCTGA
- a CDS encoding TetR/AcrR family transcriptional regulator gives MTTYHQRVAQQKRVLIVRAATQLFLELGYDRASLARIAEEAGVSKATLFKQFPTKAALFDAIVIDSWAGDDDAEVPSVGNLVAGLTALGRHYAALLGRPGMVDLFRIVIAELPRFPELAKAHFAEGKLPYFETVRTYLVAEHDAGTADIADPQMAATQFLGMISNYLFWPSLVVPGWTVTPERVIAVVDDAVRTMAARYARPANR, from the coding sequence ATGACGACCTATCACCAGCGGGTGGCTCAGCAGAAGCGCGTGCTGATCGTGCGGGCCGCCACGCAGCTGTTCCTCGAGCTGGGCTACGACCGGGCGTCGCTCGCGCGCATCGCCGAGGAAGCCGGCGTGTCGAAGGCGACGTTGTTCAAGCAGTTCCCGACGAAGGCGGCCTTGTTCGACGCCATCGTCATCGACTCCTGGGCCGGTGATGATGACGCCGAGGTGCCGTCCGTGGGCAACCTGGTGGCCGGCCTGACCGCGCTCGGGCGGCATTATGCGGCACTGTTGGGCCGGCCGGGGATGGTGGATCTGTTCCGTATCGTCATCGCCGAGTTGCCCCGCTTTCCGGAGCTGGCCAAGGCGCACTTCGCAGAGGGCAAGCTGCCGTACTTCGAGACGGTGCGGACTTACCTCGTTGCCGAGCACGACGCGGGGACGGCGGACATCGCGGATCCGCAGATGGCCGCCACGCAGTTCCTCGGGATGATCTCCAACTACCTGTTCTGGCCGAGCCTGGTGGTCCCGGGATGGACGGTGACTCCGGAGCGCGTGATCGCGGTGGTGGACGACGCCGTCCGCACCATGGCCGCGCGATACGCCCGGCCCGCAAACCGATAG
- a CDS encoding outer membrane protein assembly factor BamB family protein — protein sequence MRPRTLVPVLLVLAVTAGPPGALAQIPERPGTGSPGLEPTGADMPTVGGNLGNQHYSGLTQIAARNLDRLGPAWRTHVSAVAPATDDVGQQTTPIVADGVIYTDTPGGEVIAVDGATGAPRWKWAPEGFATADTRRGVSIGDGKVYTLADGDRVVALDKDTGRQVWAVQPSVQAGVDLGSIDRVATVHHDGVVYAHAANGDRAAVVAVRAADGGYLWHFFGGPGRGMIFTDVNGRSVDAGATWGPVLPDGTECNLEGGATPWMHGAADPALGLYYMTFGNPRSCRTSQDGSLRPGDNLFSDTVVAVDLKTGAYRWHYQSIRHDIWDMDNVHPPTLADITVDGRHRKALFYGSKSGHQLVLDRTDGRPVLPVTERPMIQDSRQKNAATQPFPVKRLLPECLVWQKLDPRTVPGDPWRAVPNYNGYQADANGNLVFNPDSYVAADEPFLTYPQGRTDHRRGCLYDPQWDLPILSTTSPNGGGDWSNNSYSHRTNLVYFPYGTNPAAHWNGAASNGQRAIGQYQTGGILAYDASTGEVRWRNHLGTDMAHGQGPLTTASDLLFVGQADGRLLAMDARKGTILWQFQTGSAISGAPITYTAGGEQYVAVLAAGATNPYGASVTQGDSLWAFKLGGTHTTESGSQEGPDTAPLTIRRPVQGGPVEGATVNNTVYLGRQDRTTDTAPAADSTSQRGMAPTHLRVPVGTTVTFRNPGAETFPNFPNRLPHCATQYFEGLFNPRLDPGETFEFTFGRAGEYYFNDCTDPRPAGKIEVYPTPRDLPGALRFLPSTIDLGSPTGIFTGVRGTVAATLRVPAGYRLDGDVVLSTPLSRAPVTAVRATVIGGTLTAIFDKADLDNNVPEGDAVALTLSADLLNRGEQQRFTSTTPVRVVK from the coding sequence ATGAGACCACGTACCCTCGTGCCGGTCCTGCTCGTCCTCGCCGTCACCGCCGGCCCGCCGGGCGCCCTGGCCCAGATCCCGGAGCGGCCGGGCACCGGCTCTCCCGGCCTGGAACCGACGGGCGCGGACATGCCGACCGTCGGCGGCAACCTCGGCAACCAGCACTACTCGGGGCTGACCCAGATCGCCGCGCGCAACCTCGACAGGCTCGGCCCGGCCTGGCGCACACACGTCTCCGCGGTCGCGCCGGCCACCGACGACGTCGGCCAGCAGACCACACCGATCGTCGCCGACGGCGTCATCTACACCGACACCCCCGGGGGCGAGGTCATCGCGGTCGACGGTGCGACCGGTGCACCCCGGTGGAAGTGGGCGCCGGAGGGCTTCGCGACCGCGGACACCCGACGCGGCGTCTCCATCGGCGACGGCAAGGTCTACACGCTGGCCGACGGCGATCGCGTCGTCGCCCTCGACAAGGACACCGGCCGGCAGGTCTGGGCTGTGCAGCCATCGGTCCAGGCCGGTGTCGACCTGGGCAGCATCGACCGGGTCGCGACCGTCCACCACGACGGCGTCGTCTACGCCCACGCGGCCAACGGCGACCGCGCCGCGGTGGTGGCGGTGCGTGCCGCCGACGGCGGCTACCTGTGGCACTTCTTCGGCGGCCCGGGACGCGGCATGATCTTCACCGACGTCAACGGCCGTTCCGTCGACGCCGGCGCCACCTGGGGTCCCGTGCTGCCGGACGGCACCGAGTGCAACCTCGAGGGCGGTGCCACGCCGTGGATGCACGGCGCCGCCGACCCGGCCCTCGGCCTCTACTACATGACCTTCGGCAACCCGCGCAGCTGCCGCACCTCGCAGGACGGCTCGCTGCGCCCGGGCGACAACCTGTTCTCCGACACCGTGGTCGCGGTCGACCTGAAGACCGGCGCGTACCGGTGGCACTACCAGTCGATCCGGCACGACATCTGGGACATGGACAACGTCCACCCGCCGACCCTGGCCGACATCACCGTCGACGGCCGGCACCGCAAAGCGCTGTTCTACGGCAGCAAGTCGGGTCACCAGCTCGTCCTCGACCGCACCGACGGCAGGCCCGTGCTCCCCGTCACCGAGCGACCGATGATCCAGGACTCACGGCAGAAGAACGCCGCCACCCAGCCGTTCCCCGTGAAGCGCCTGCTGCCCGAATGCCTCGTCTGGCAGAAACTGGACCCGCGCACCGTACCCGGTGACCCGTGGCGGGCCGTGCCCAACTACAACGGCTATCAGGCCGACGCGAACGGCAATCTGGTCTTCAACCCGGACAGCTACGTCGCGGCGGACGAGCCGTTCCTGACCTACCCCCAGGGCCGCACGGACCACCGTCGCGGCTGCCTCTACGACCCGCAGTGGGACCTGCCGATCCTGTCGACCACCAGCCCCAACGGAGGTGGTGACTGGTCGAACAACTCCTACAGCCACCGCACGAACCTGGTCTACTTCCCGTACGGCACCAACCCGGCCGCGCACTGGAACGGCGCCGCCTCCAACGGTCAGCGGGCGATCGGCCAGTACCAGACCGGCGGCATCCTCGCCTACGACGCCTCGACCGGCGAGGTGAGGTGGCGCAACCACCTCGGCACCGACATGGCGCACGGCCAGGGCCCGCTGACCACCGCCAGCGACCTGCTGTTCGTCGGCCAGGCCGACGGCCGCCTGCTGGCCATGGACGCCCGCAAGGGCACGATCCTGTGGCAGTTCCAGACCGGTTCGGCCATCTCCGGAGCGCCGATCACCTACACGGCCGGCGGGGAGCAGTACGTCGCCGTCCTCGCCGCCGGGGCCACGAACCCGTACGGCGCGTCGGTGACCCAGGGCGACTCGCTCTGGGCGTTCAAGCTCGGCGGCACCCACACCACCGAGTCGGGCAGCCAGGAAGGCCCGGACACCGCGCCGCTCACCATCCGCCGGCCCGTCCAGGGCGGGCCGGTCGAGGGAGCGACGGTGAACAACACCGTCTACCTGGGCCGCCAGGACCGTACGACGGACACCGCGCCGGCGGCGGACAGCACCTCCCAGCGCGGCATGGCCCCGACCCACCTCCGGGTGCCGGTGGGAACCACGGTGACGTTCCGCAACCCGGGGGCGGAGACCTTCCCGAACTTCCCGAACCGGCTGCCGCACTGCGCGACCCAGTACTTCGAAGGGCTGTTCAACCCCCGGCTGGATCCGGGAGAGACCTTCGAGTTCACGTTCGGCCGGGCCGGGGAGTACTACTTCAACGACTGCACCGATCCCCGCCCGGCCGGCAAGATCGAGGTGTACCCGACGCCACGGGATCTGCCGGGAGCGTTGCGGTTCCTGCCCTCCACCATCGACCTCGGCTCGCCGACCGGGATCTTCACCGGCGTGCGGGGCACCGTCGCGGCCACGCTTCGCGTTCCGGCCGGCTACCGCCTCGACGGCGACGTCGTCCTGAGCACACCGCTGTCGAGGGCGCCCGTCACGGCCGTCCGGGCGACGGTGATCGGCGGCACCCTCACCGCGATCTTCGACAAGGCCGACCTCGACAACAACGTACCGGAAGGAGACGCGGTGGCGTTGACGCTCTCCGCGGACCTGCTGAACAGGGGCGAACAGCAGCGATTCACCTCGACGACGCCCGTGCGCGTCGTCAAGTGA
- a CDS encoding citryl-CoA lyase: MTDIEVADWWGTAVSRIEPDHIELRGIPVADLIGEIGFGAMIWLMVRGERPTGRQARLLEAALVAGVDHGPHAPSIAIARMAATCGVGLNNAMASAVNTLGDSHGGAGQQCVELLDDVLDAAAGSAAIDEAATEVIAAWRARGVRYLPGFGHRFHTRDPRRDPLLSLVEQAVDDGTVPGDHLRAALAVETALNKGRSRPVPMNIDGATAVIHAELGFPAPLARGLFVLSRSVGILAHAWEETGQGRRNKGPVPPAVRPTYLGEHPAQPAAPHDTEAEGIR; encoded by the coding sequence ATGACGGACATCGAAGTCGCTGACTGGTGGGGTACGGCCGTCTCCCGCATCGAGCCCGATCACATCGAACTGCGCGGCATCCCGGTCGCGGACCTGATCGGCGAGATCGGCTTCGGGGCGATGATCTGGCTGATGGTCCGCGGCGAGCGCCCCACCGGCCGTCAGGCACGCCTGCTGGAGGCGGCGCTCGTGGCCGGTGTCGACCACGGCCCGCACGCCCCGTCGATCGCCATCGCACGCATGGCGGCGACCTGCGGCGTCGGCCTCAACAACGCCATGGCCAGCGCCGTCAACACGCTCGGCGACTCGCACGGCGGCGCGGGCCAGCAGTGCGTGGAACTGCTCGACGACGTCCTGGACGCCGCGGCGGGCTCCGCCGCTATCGACGAGGCCGCGACCGAGGTGATCGCCGCCTGGCGGGCCCGCGGCGTGCGCTACCTACCCGGCTTCGGGCACCGGTTCCACACCCGGGATCCGCGCCGCGACCCGCTGCTGAGCCTGGTGGAACAGGCCGTCGACGACGGTACGGTCCCCGGCGATCACCTGCGCGCGGCGCTGGCCGTCGAGACGGCACTCAACAAGGGGCGCAGCAGACCCGTACCGATGAACATCGACGGTGCGACCGCGGTGATCCACGCCGAACTCGGCTTTCCCGCCCCCCTGGCCCGCGGGCTGTTCGTGCTCAGCCGCAGCGTCGGCATCCTCGCCCACGCCTGGGAGGAGACCGGCCAGGGCCGGCGCAACAAGGGACCGGTCCCACCGGCGGTCCGGCCGACCTACCTCGGCGAGCATCCCGCACAGCCCGCCGCCCCGCACGACACCGAAGCGGAAGGAATCCGATGA
- a CDS encoding ThuA domain-containing protein, with product MVRTADREADIMAKLPRRAVLHGAAATAAAVAAATTAPAPAEAGTGSHHAGGREPTVKQPVTTNVPRGQADHFDPYYNVVRGQVPASYHPWVANRQDRVLLYTRTAGPRHAHLGPALPAGLNPPLTAAHVLQNAVIRWMGEVGVAVDWTEEVTRLPGIGSTYKAVVFGSTSRDTLWKHGTAVDPAAAVNTTTGAHLDAGRTALRQYVRAGGGFVGIHNAIGGTEYNWPYYEGLCGGTQYYDHGANQDGTIVTLARDSSTQGLPARWAFRDEWYNWLPFPTRVKFLLAVDESSLATRSATHPGHGRFHPISWCQYYDGGRSWVAALGHDSAAYVDGSGFPGQEFFKKHVVNGILSAMGDLPFCV from the coding sequence ATGGTCCGCACAGCGGACCGAGAGGCGGACATCATGGCGAAACTTCCCCGGCGCGCGGTCCTGCACGGCGCCGCCGCCACCGCAGCGGCCGTCGCGGCGGCCACCACCGCGCCCGCACCGGCGGAGGCCGGCACGGGCTCGCACCACGCGGGCGGTCGCGAGCCGACGGTGAAGCAGCCGGTCACCACGAACGTCCCGCGCGGGCAGGCCGACCACTTCGACCCGTACTACAACGTCGTGCGCGGTCAGGTGCCCGCGTCCTACCACCCGTGGGTGGCCAACCGGCAGGACCGCGTGCTGCTGTACACCCGGACCGCCGGCCCCCGGCACGCCCACCTCGGCCCGGCGTTGCCGGCCGGGCTGAACCCGCCGCTCACCGCGGCGCACGTGCTGCAGAACGCCGTCATCAGATGGATGGGCGAGGTGGGCGTCGCCGTCGACTGGACCGAGGAGGTGACCCGGCTGCCGGGAATCGGCAGCACCTACAAGGCGGTCGTGTTCGGCAGCACCAGCCGCGACACCCTGTGGAAGCACGGCACCGCGGTGGATCCGGCCGCGGCGGTGAACACCACCACCGGGGCGCACCTGGACGCCGGCAGGACCGCACTGCGGCAGTACGTGCGCGCCGGGGGCGGCTTCGTCGGCATCCACAACGCGATCGGCGGCACGGAGTACAACTGGCCCTACTACGAGGGTCTGTGCGGTGGCACCCAGTACTACGACCACGGCGCCAACCAGGACGGCACGATCGTCACCCTCGCCCGGGACTCCTCGACGCAGGGGCTTCCGGCGCGGTGGGCCTTCAGGGACGAGTGGTACAACTGGCTGCCGTTCCCGACCCGGGTGAAGTTCCTGCTCGCCGTCGACGAGTCCAGCCTCGCCACCAGGTCGGCCACGCACCCCGGCCACGGCCGCTTCCACCCGATCTCCTGGTGTCAGTACTACGACGGTGGCCGCTCCTGGGTCGCCGCCCTGGGGCACGACTCCGCCGCCTACGTCGACGGGTCCGGCTTCCCCGGGCAGGAGTTCTTCAAGAAGCATGTCGTCAACGGGATCCTGTCCGCGATGGGAGATCTGCCCTTCTGCGTCTGA
- a CDS encoding CaiB/BaiF CoA transferase family protein translates to MHERPLDGVRVLDLTNVLAGPYCTYHLALLGAEVVKVEVPGRGDLARRLGPDPELNAAGLGASFLAQNAGKKSVELDLKHSTGREHFTELVTHADVLVENYRAGVLARLGFPWERLRALNPALVYCAITGFGQSGPMSQAPAYDQIIQGLSGMMSITGTPETAPLRVGFPVADTVGGLSAALAITAALAGRRHDGRGRFLDVSMLEASLSAMGWAVSNYVVSGTEPQPMGDQNATAAPSGTFTAADGPLNIAANRQEQFETLCRLVGREDLISHPHYAGREARKQHRARLNEELNVALRARPAADWERILPAAGVPAARILTVAQAVAADQVAGRGFFTDLPYPPGTPGAATARTDGALRVSGSGVLHDGEALTPPSAPPVLGEHNDSLPELLARWREADRRHERPRAGSAQS, encoded by the coding sequence ATGCACGAGCGGCCACTGGACGGCGTCCGGGTCCTTGACCTGACCAACGTCCTCGCGGGGCCCTACTGCACCTACCACCTCGCGCTGCTCGGTGCGGAGGTGGTCAAGGTCGAGGTGCCGGGCCGCGGCGACCTGGCCCGGCGGCTCGGCCCCGATCCCGAGCTGAACGCCGCCGGGCTCGGCGCCTCCTTCCTCGCCCAGAACGCCGGCAAGAAGTCCGTCGAGCTGGACCTCAAGCACTCCACCGGCCGGGAGCACTTCACCGAGCTGGTCACCCATGCCGACGTGCTGGTGGAGAACTACCGTGCCGGGGTGCTGGCCCGGCTGGGCTTTCCGTGGGAACGCCTGCGCGCGCTCAACCCCGCCCTCGTCTACTGCGCGATCACCGGGTTCGGCCAGTCGGGACCGATGAGTCAGGCACCCGCCTACGACCAGATCATCCAGGGACTGTCCGGCATGATGAGCATCACCGGTACGCCGGAGACCGCGCCGCTGCGGGTCGGCTTCCCGGTGGCCGACACCGTCGGCGGTCTGAGCGCCGCCCTGGCGATCACCGCGGCCCTGGCCGGGCGCCGGCACGACGGGCGCGGCCGCTTCCTCGACGTGTCCATGCTGGAGGCGTCGCTGTCGGCCATGGGCTGGGCCGTCTCCAACTACGTGGTCAGCGGCACCGAACCACAGCCGATGGGCGACCAGAACGCGACCGCCGCCCCGTCCGGCACGTTCACCGCCGCCGACGGACCGCTCAACATCGCGGCGAATCGCCAGGAGCAGTTCGAGACGCTGTGCCGGCTGGTCGGGCGCGAGGACCTGATCAGCCACCCGCACTACGCCGGGCGGGAGGCGCGCAAGCAGCACCGCGCGCGACTCAATGAGGAACTCAACGTGGCACTGCGGGCGCGGCCCGCCGCGGACTGGGAACGGATCCTGCCGGCCGCGGGCGTGCCCGCCGCACGCATCCTCACCGTCGCGCAGGCCGTCGCCGCCGACCAGGTGGCCGGCCGCGGCTTCTTCACCGACCTGCCGTACCCCCCGGGAACACCCGGCGCGGCGACGGCGCGCACCGACGGCGCGCTGCGGGTCAGCGGCAGCGGGGTGCTCCACGACGGCGAGGCCCTCACTCCCCCGTCGGCCCCGCCCGTGCTCGGCGAGCACAACGACTCCCTGCCGGAGCTGCTCGCTCGCTGGCGGGAGGCGGACCGGCGGCACGAGCGCCCGCGGGCGGGCTCGGCGCAGTCCTGA
- a CDS encoding IclR family transcriptional regulator, translated as MPETPDAQGVRSIQRALDILSLLTEDRPLIAVRDIVAATGLAKTTVIRIVHTLEQSGLLWATNTGYMAGPGLWRWAHLARRGWELPPETQRLMRALAAGERETVNVYVVRDIVRVCIAQQESPQPLRHVVHVGDELPLWAGASAKVLLRNATPALLDRVARSSPYGDGHVRRMREWIDEATAAGFAVSHGEREAGLSAVAVPILGRSGTVVAALTLSGPTVRFTDERVGAFAKALIDAAAQLNERGFDHPLGSSF; from the coding sequence GTGCCCGAGACCCCCGACGCCCAGGGCGTGCGCAGCATCCAGCGCGCGCTGGACATCCTGTCGCTGCTCACCGAGGACCGTCCGCTGATCGCCGTGCGCGACATCGTGGCGGCCACCGGCCTGGCCAAGACCACCGTCATCCGCATCGTGCACACGCTGGAGCAGAGCGGCCTGCTGTGGGCCACCAACACCGGTTACATGGCGGGGCCCGGGCTGTGGCGGTGGGCGCACCTGGCCCGGCGGGGATGGGAGCTGCCACCGGAGACCCAGCGGCTGATGCGCGCACTGGCCGCCGGCGAACGGGAGACCGTCAACGTCTACGTCGTACGCGACATCGTGCGCGTGTGCATCGCCCAGCAGGAGAGCCCGCAACCGCTGCGGCACGTGGTCCATGTCGGCGACGAACTGCCGCTGTGGGCCGGCGCGTCGGCCAAGGTGCTGCTGCGCAACGCCACACCCGCCCTGCTGGACCGCGTCGCCCGCTCCTCGCCGTACGGCGACGGTCACGTACGCCGGATGCGCGAATGGATCGACGAGGCCACGGCGGCGGGCTTCGCGGTCAGCCACGGGGAGCGCGAAGCCGGGCTGTCCGCGGTCGCCGTGCCCATCCTGGGCCGCTCGGGCACCGTCGTGGCGGCCCTGACCCTCAGCGGCCCCACCGTCCGCTTCACCGACGAGCGGGTCGGCGCCTTCGCCAAGGCGCTGATCGACGCGGCCGCGCAACTCAACGAGCGCGGCTTCGACCATCCCCTGGGCTCGTCGTTCTAG
- a CDS encoding aldehyde dehydrogenase family protein — protein MVVQAPALIAGTWIGDGPAAERVGPYTRAVVSRARVAGPGDARTAAEYAKAHARAVARLAPATRATVLERAAALAVERRDDLARLIALELGKPLKDGRGELVRVADTFAVCAAEARQIGGDVLPVAGWERGVGTTALTHRAPAGVALAITPFNAPANLLAHKLGASFAAGNSTIVKSPPQAPAVTTAVVQLLLDAGAPLESVQLLHGGGEIGAELCAAPEVAVISFTGSAETGAAVARAAGAKRLVLELGGNAATIVCDDADLAAAAQVCARTGYSNSGQSCISVQRVYVARQCFEEFVDLLSAQVAALKVGDPLDPDTDVGSMVDERAADRVLGWAVDAAARGARITVGGTRDGATLHPTVVAGPPADAAVVTREVFGALVAVLPFDDFDDVLATCNTSRFGLQAGLFTHHLGRILTAWRELEVGGLVVNGSSNFRLDHVPFGGVKDSGFGRESPRCMVEDYTVIKTLLVRGPSIWGEN, from the coding sequence ATGGTCGTGCAAGCTCCGGCTCTCATCGCCGGCACATGGATCGGGGACGGCCCCGCGGCCGAGCGGGTGGGGCCGTACACCCGCGCGGTGGTCAGCCGGGCCCGGGTCGCCGGCCCCGGCGACGCCCGGACCGCGGCCGAGTACGCGAAGGCCCACGCCCGTGCGGTGGCCCGGCTCGCCCCGGCGACCCGTGCCACCGTGCTGGAGCGGGCCGCCGCCCTGGCCGTGGAACGGCGCGACGACCTGGCCCGGCTCATCGCCCTGGAGTTGGGCAAGCCGCTCAAGGACGGCCGCGGCGAACTCGTCCGGGTGGCGGACACCTTCGCCGTCTGCGCCGCCGAGGCACGGCAGATCGGCGGCGACGTGCTGCCGGTGGCCGGCTGGGAACGGGGCGTGGGCACCACCGCACTGACCCATCGGGCCCCCGCGGGTGTGGCGCTGGCCATCACCCCGTTCAACGCCCCGGCCAACCTGCTCGCCCACAAGCTCGGCGCCTCGTTCGCCGCCGGCAACAGCACCATCGTCAAATCCCCGCCGCAGGCGCCCGCCGTGACGACGGCGGTCGTCCAGCTGCTGCTCGACGCCGGCGCGCCCCTGGAATCGGTGCAGCTGCTGCACGGCGGCGGTGAGATCGGCGCCGAACTGTGCGCGGCACCCGAGGTCGCGGTCATCAGCTTCACCGGCAGCGCCGAGACCGGGGCCGCCGTGGCCCGCGCGGCCGGCGCCAAGCGACTCGTCCTGGAACTGGGCGGCAACGCCGCCACCATCGTCTGCGACGACGCCGACCTGGCCGCCGCCGCACAGGTCTGCGCCCGCACCGGATACAGCAACTCCGGCCAGAGCTGCATCTCGGTCCAGCGCGTCTACGTGGCCCGGCAGTGCTTCGAGGAGTTCGTCGACCTGCTCTCCGCACAGGTCGCGGCGCTGAAGGTCGGAGATCCGCTCGACCCGGACACCGACGTCGGGTCCATGGTGGACGAGCGGGCCGCCGACCGCGTGCTCGGCTGGGCCGTCGACGCGGCCGCGCGGGGCGCGCGCATCACCGTCGGCGGCACCCGGGACGGCGCCACCCTCCACCCCACCGTGGTCGCCGGTCCGCCCGCCGACGCCGCGGTGGTGACCAGGGAGGTGTTCGGCGCGCTGGTCGCGGTCCTGCCCTTCGACGACTTCGACGACGTGCTCGCCACCTGCAACACCAGCCGTTTCGGCCTGCAGGCCGGGCTGTTCACCCACCACCTGGGCCGCATCCTCACCGCCTGGCGCGAGCTCGAGGTCGGTGGTCTGGTCGTCAACGGCTCCTCCAACTTCCGGCTCGACCACGTGCCGTTCGGCGGGGTCAAGGACTCCGGCTTCGGCCGCGAGTCGCCGCGCTGCATGGTCGAGGACTACACGGTGATCAAGACACTCCTGGTCCGTGGCCCGTCGATCTGGGGAGAGAACTGA